A genomic stretch from Edaphobacter aggregans includes:
- a CDS encoding RNA polymerase sigma factor produces MTSIEECGLVLSMEDVGSEIDLAALVETYSALLFRVAHSVLRSRAEAEDVVQDAFVRVVERRSSLRAVRDMRVWLIRITWNLAIDRRRRVRPEQMDEGFAESLVASSMPADQALDESQRMKAVLRELERLPKAERHVLLLSSLEELGTVEMAKVLGRSESAVRALLFRARMRLRERLERGGA; encoded by the coding sequence ATGACGTCGATCGAGGAATGTGGCTTGGTGCTGTCCATGGAGGACGTGGGATCGGAGATTGACCTTGCGGCTCTCGTGGAGACTTACTCTGCACTTCTATTCCGGGTCGCTCATTCGGTTCTTCGTTCGCGAGCAGAGGCTGAGGATGTCGTTCAGGATGCTTTTGTTCGCGTCGTCGAGCGTCGTAGCTCCCTGCGGGCTGTGCGGGACATGCGTGTTTGGCTGATTCGAATCACGTGGAATCTTGCGATCGATCGCAGGAGGCGCGTACGGCCCGAGCAGATGGACGAGGGTTTTGCGGAGAGTCTGGTCGCGTCGAGTATGCCAGCCGATCAGGCATTGGATGAATCGCAGAGGATGAAGGCTGTTCTGCGCGAGTTGGAGAGATTGCCGAAGGCGGAGCGCCATGTTCTGCTGCTTTCCTCGCTTGAGGAGCTGGGGACGGTGGAGATGGCGAAGGTTCTGGGAAGAAGCGAGTCTGCTGTGCGAGCGTTGCTGTTCCGGGCACGAATGCGGTTGCGAGAGCGGCTCGAGAGAGGAGGAGCATGA
- a CDS encoding secretin N-terminal domain-containing protein: MRVVCGVLRVVLAVGLSGGSVWAQTSPSTAAKQSSESVRTFYLHNIGQQADANEVVTALRNSLDPTVKMTGVPSQNAVVIRGTPDQLDMAQKLINELDLPKKNYRLTYMINEMDGDKRVGSQHFTIALIPGQVTTLKQGSKVPVVTGTYNPGSSSAQSQMTYLDVGMNFRASVEEFTDGVRLSSKVEQSSVAEEKSGVGEQDPIVRQTILEGSSILAPGKPLRLGSLDIPGSTRHLEIEVVLEPVR; the protein is encoded by the coding sequence ATGAGGGTAGTTTGCGGAGTTTTGAGGGTTGTTCTGGCCGTGGGTTTGAGTGGGGGGAGCGTATGGGCGCAGACATCACCTTCCACCGCTGCAAAGCAGAGTTCGGAGTCTGTACGGACTTTTTATCTTCACAATATCGGTCAGCAGGCCGATGCTAACGAAGTCGTCACTGCGCTTCGCAACTCACTGGATCCGACTGTAAAGATGACAGGCGTGCCATCACAGAATGCCGTAGTTATACGCGGTACGCCTGACCAACTCGATATGGCACAGAAGCTCATCAACGAGCTTGATCTTCCCAAGAAGAACTATCGCCTGACTTACATGATCAACGAGATGGATGGCGACAAGCGCGTTGGCTCGCAGCATTTCACGATAGCCCTAATCCCAGGTCAGGTGACGACGCTAAAGCAAGGCAGTAAAGTGCCGGTTGTGACGGGAACCTACAATCCAGGGAGTTCGAGTGCGCAAAGTCAGATGACCTATCTCGATGTGGGCATGAATTTTCGTGCGTCCGTGGAGGAGTTCACCGATGGAGTGAGATTAAGTTCAAAAGTGGAGCAATCGAGCGTCGCCGAGGAGAAGTCCGGTGTGGGTGAGCAGGACCCTATCGTGCGGCAGACAATTCTGGAAGGTTCATCGATCCTCGCTCCGGGCAAGCCTCTTAGGTTGGGATCGCTCGATATTCCCGGCAGCACTCGGCATTTGGAGATTGAGGTGGTTTTGGAGCCGGTTCGATAG
- a CDS encoding MFS transporter, whose protein sequence is MRSLTTAVEERTDRARWRMLGLICAGVVLCMTTWFSATAITPELVQLWRLSAGQVAWLTNAVQLGFVTGALLSSFVSLPDLIPLRRLMGVSALVAASANLCLLWVPSVALLLAARFVTGVALAGIYPPALKLISTWFVRGRGTALGMVIAALTLGSALPHLVRFLTDRVNWQAVVVAASVCTLAGAGLMVFFAAEGPFPFSRAVFNPRYVGVVLRNRPLVLANLGYLGHMWELYAMWGWFLAFVRAASPHLGLAGTKTASLVTFAVIASGIVGAVLGGVLADRTSRPFAAGLMMTLSGLCALAIGVVFDGPLWLFLLIAVLWGITVIGDSAQFSAMATELSDPSYVGTALALQLGLGFALTLVSIRFTSVLAAHIGWRWSFLPLAVGPAVGVVAMVLLRRLQQGGVLNKG, encoded by the coding sequence TTGCGAAGTCTGACGACGGCTGTTGAGGAGCGGACCGATCGTGCGCGTTGGCGCATGCTCGGATTGATCTGCGCTGGCGTTGTGCTGTGCATGACGACTTGGTTTTCTGCGACGGCGATTACACCGGAGCTTGTTCAGCTTTGGCGGTTGTCCGCCGGGCAGGTCGCATGGCTGACCAATGCGGTTCAACTAGGCTTCGTTACCGGGGCGCTGCTTTCAAGTTTTGTCAGTCTTCCAGATTTGATTCCGCTGCGTAGATTGATGGGAGTGAGCGCGCTTGTGGCGGCGTCGGCAAATCTGTGTCTGCTGTGGGTGCCTTCCGTAGCTTTGCTGCTGGCGGCGCGTTTTGTTACGGGCGTGGCGCTTGCGGGAATCTATCCGCCGGCTCTTAAGCTGATATCGACGTGGTTCGTGCGTGGACGAGGCACAGCGTTGGGGATGGTGATCGCGGCGTTGACGCTGGGGTCGGCGCTGCCTCATCTCGTGCGATTTCTGACGGATCGTGTTAATTGGCAGGCTGTGGTGGTGGCGGCATCGGTGTGCACGCTGGCGGGTGCGGGTTTGATGGTGTTCTTTGCTGCGGAGGGGCCGTTTCCGTTCAGCAGGGCTGTGTTCAATCCGCGTTATGTCGGGGTGGTGCTGCGAAATCGTCCGCTCGTCCTGGCCAATCTTGGCTACCTGGGGCATATGTGGGAGTTGTATGCCATGTGGGGATGGTTTCTGGCGTTTGTGCGGGCGGCGTCTCCGCATCTCGGTTTGGCTGGGACTAAGACTGCGTCGCTTGTGACTTTTGCGGTGATCGCCTCGGGGATTGTTGGAGCAGTGTTGGGTGGAGTGCTGGCTGATCGTACGAGTCGTCCTTTCGCCGCCGGGTTGATGATGACGTTGTCCGGCCTGTGTGCTTTGGCGATTGGTGTCGTCTTCGACGGGCCACTGTGGCTGTTTCTGCTGATTGCTGTTCTGTGGGGGATTACAGTCATTGGCGACTCGGCGCAGTTTTCGGCGATGGCGACGGAACTCAGCGACCCGAGCTATGTCGGAACTGCACTCGCGCTTCAACTCGGTCTCGGCTTTGCGCTGACGCTTGTGTCGATCCGCTTCACGTCAGTGCTTGCGGCGCACATCGGCTGGCGCTGGAGTTTCCTGCCGTTGGCAGTTGGGCCTGCCGTTGGGGTGGTTGCGATGGTGCTTTTGCGCCGTTTGCAACAGGGCGGGGTTCTCAACAAAGGCTAG
- a CDS encoding glycoside hydrolase family 2 protein → MTYFSKVFAGGKLGCRKTFISLVWYAAALPALAQQPLKTLLVGVDHRSVMSLNGDWHYLVDQPPARALYTPAGKVRDNSYALNTHPNINSGPHNDEYDFATAPTLKVPGDWNTQDPTLFRYEGVIWYQRDFDFQPRPNTRTFLHIGAANYKSFVWVNQKRICDHEGGFTPFDCEVTAALKPGTNFVVIAVDSTREVDGIPSVGIDWFNYGGLTRDISLVTLPTQFIDDYDVHLKHEGTFSPSNTNLTGYVHVVGATAGTPVTLRIPEAGVNTTLKTDAEGRAPFDIKASKLDLWSPETPKLYKVELASGEDKLTDDIGFRDIRVDGTRILLNGKAIFLQGANMHAEAPYRTGRAYSDEDVKNIFGFLKDLNANFVRLAHYPHDERMERTADREGIMIWSEIPLWQHISFEKPEVYAKATYMLNEMIRRDRNKASVILWSVSNETPNNPTRTEFLTNLANEARKLDPTRPITSALIGPHAKGNEMVQDDPLANALDVVGQNEYVGWYEGRPEDADNIKWTLPQKPILISEFGAEAKQGVHGGKDERWAEEQQVNVYEHQFVMISKIPQVRGLVPWVLMDFRSPTRNIPKLQDGFNRKGLISEDGKKKLAFTQFQKVYKDHSVGKAE, encoded by the coding sequence ATGACTTATTTCTCGAAGGTCTTCGCAGGTGGAAAACTGGGCTGCCGTAAAACATTTATTTCCCTTGTCTGGTATGCCGCCGCCCTGCCGGCGCTTGCGCAGCAACCACTTAAGACGCTTCTCGTCGGCGTCGACCACCGCTCCGTCATGTCCCTGAATGGAGACTGGCACTACCTCGTCGACCAGCCGCCAGCGCGAGCCCTCTACACACCTGCAGGCAAGGTCCGCGACAACAGCTACGCCCTGAACACCCACCCAAATATCAATAGCGGTCCGCATAACGACGAATACGACTTCGCCACTGCTCCCACCCTGAAAGTCCCCGGCGATTGGAACACCCAGGACCCCACTCTCTTTCGCTACGAAGGAGTCATCTGGTATCAACGCGACTTCGACTTCCAGCCCAGGCCCAACACGCGCACCTTCCTCCACATCGGCGCTGCGAACTATAAGTCCTTTGTCTGGGTCAATCAGAAGCGCATCTGCGATCACGAAGGCGGCTTCACCCCGTTCGACTGCGAAGTCACCGCAGCGCTCAAACCCGGCACCAACTTCGTCGTCATCGCCGTGGACTCCACCCGCGAAGTCGACGGCATTCCCTCCGTCGGCATCGACTGGTTCAACTACGGCGGCCTCACCCGCGATATCTCCCTCGTCACGCTTCCCACGCAGTTCATCGACGACTACGACGTCCACCTCAAGCACGAAGGCACCTTCTCCCCCTCCAATACCAACCTGACCGGCTACGTTCACGTCGTAGGCGCCACGGCCGGAACCCCTGTCACCCTCCGCATACCCGAGGCAGGCGTCAACACCACCCTCAAAACAGACGCAGAAGGACGCGCACCCTTCGACATCAAGGCCAGCAAGCTCGATCTTTGGTCACCCGAGACGCCAAAGCTCTACAAAGTCGAACTCGCCTCCGGTGAAGACAAGCTCACCGACGACATCGGCTTCCGCGACATCCGCGTCGACGGCACGCGCATCCTCCTCAACGGCAAAGCCATCTTTCTGCAGGGCGCCAACATGCATGCCGAGGCCCCCTATCGCACCGGCCGCGCCTACAGCGACGAAGACGTCAAAAATATCTTCGGCTTCCTGAAAGACCTCAACGCCAACTTCGTTCGTCTAGCCCACTACCCGCACGATGAACGCATGGAGCGCACCGCAGATCGCGAAGGCATCATGATCTGGTCAGAGATTCCGCTCTGGCAGCATATCTCCTTCGAAAAACCTGAGGTCTACGCCAAAGCCACCTACATGCTCAACGAGATGATCCGGCGCGATCGCAATAAAGCTTCGGTCATCCTCTGGTCCGTCTCCAACGAGACGCCCAACAACCCCACGCGCACAGAATTCCTCACTAACCTAGCCAACGAAGCACGCAAACTCGACCCCACGCGCCCCATCACCTCCGCCCTCATCGGCCCACACGCCAAAGGGAACGAGATGGTCCAGGACGACCCACTGGCCAACGCTCTCGACGTCGTAGGCCAGAACGAATACGTCGGTTGGTACGAGGGTCGCCCCGAAGACGCCGACAACATCAAGTGGACGCTCCCGCAGAAACCCATTCTCATTTCAGAGTTCGGAGCCGAAGCAAAGCAAGGAGTCCACGGCGGCAAAGACGAGCGTTGGGCCGAAGAGCAACAAGTCAACGTCTACGAACATCAGTTCGTCATGATCAGCAAGATCCCTCAGGTACGTGGCCTCGTTCCCTGGGTCTTGATGGACTTCCGCTCGCCCACTCGCAACATTCCTAAGTTGCAGGACGGCTTCAACCGCAAGGGCCTCATCTCCGAAGACGGCAAAAAGAAGCTAGCCTTCACCCAGTTCCAAAAGGTCTATAAGGACCACTCCGTAGGCAAGGCAGAATAG
- a CDS encoding DUF6599 family protein, whose translation MGFSVRFRMGLRALLGVALLGASAGLAVGQAGQTTLVVPPAPLLPVQLGDWVKGDAPPADSVAQADDPVLAESGLKRQERAVYHSGANPQQTIAVTAYQFVDATGAHSAYSYYQRPGGYKGPKIGDETANGFLFRSGTTLVSVDSKLPVDQTAMVLRDLETHLPKVGGPKGLPPLLPTYLPAKGLQTDSVKYALGPLSYKAMGGMLPGEIIGFDKAAEVVTAKYAGQGTLTLLLYPTPQIAGEHGRAIVEEVNRIGPPAGTVLLRREGPLVLMTTGAWDAAEAKRMVEGIHLRNELTWNKPVPLEFHAEVLKTYSLLTSIAIFCGVGALAAVILGLFLGGGRAAIRVLQGKPAASEPEFLRIDLSGRVAAIHPEGIEGEAQR comes from the coding sequence ATGGGTTTTTCGGTACGGTTTCGGATGGGGTTGCGGGCGCTGCTGGGTGTGGCGCTGCTGGGGGCTTCGGCTGGGCTTGCGGTAGGGCAGGCAGGACAGACGACGCTGGTGGTGCCTCCTGCTCCGCTATTGCCTGTGCAACTTGGCGATTGGGTGAAGGGCGACGCGCCACCGGCGGATAGTGTGGCGCAAGCCGATGATCCGGTGCTGGCCGAGTCTGGGCTGAAGCGGCAGGAGCGTGCGGTCTATCACTCGGGGGCGAATCCTCAGCAGACGATTGCGGTGACGGCGTATCAGTTTGTCGATGCGACGGGAGCTCATTCAGCTTACAGCTACTATCAGCGGCCGGGCGGGTATAAGGGACCGAAGATCGGTGATGAGACGGCGAATGGATTTCTGTTCCGTAGCGGGACGACGCTGGTTTCAGTTGACTCGAAGCTTCCTGTTGATCAGACCGCTATGGTTCTGAGGGATCTGGAGACGCATCTGCCGAAGGTGGGTGGGCCTAAAGGACTTCCTCCGCTGCTGCCAACGTATCTGCCAGCGAAGGGACTGCAGACGGACTCTGTGAAGTATGCGTTGGGGCCATTGAGCTACAAGGCGATGGGCGGCATGCTGCCGGGAGAGATCATCGGGTTCGACAAGGCGGCTGAGGTGGTAACGGCGAAGTATGCAGGGCAGGGTACGCTGACGCTGCTGCTGTATCCGACGCCTCAGATTGCTGGGGAGCATGGGCGCGCGATCGTGGAGGAGGTCAATCGAATAGGGCCTCCTGCAGGGACGGTGTTGCTACGGCGCGAGGGTCCCCTAGTTCTGATGACGACGGGAGCGTGGGACGCTGCCGAGGCGAAGCGGATGGTCGAGGGTATCCATCTGCGGAATGAGCTGACGTGGAACAAGCCGGTGCCACTGGAGTTTCATGCCGAGGTGCTGAAGACGTACAGCTTGCTGACGAGCATTGCCATCTTCTGCGGAGTGGGAGCGCTGGCGGCGGTGATACTCGGACTGTTCCTGGGCGGCGGACGGGCGGCGATTCGGGTGCTTCAGGGTAAGCCAGCCGCGTCGGAGCCGGAGTTTTTGCGGATCGATCTGAGCGGAAGAGTGGCGGCAATTCATCCCGAGGGTATCGAGGGAGAGGCTCAAAGGTAG
- a CDS encoding glycoside hydrolase family 28 protein, whose translation MMWRQVRVRVGVALWAGCTWLSAASQDTRQVVEPKIPPACVQLEAKLKTVDDKVAPADESNLDTERIQKALDGCAPGKAVELKTAGGNNAFLTGPLEMRTGVTLLVDKGVTLFGSRDASLYEVTGEGVTPGLCGTIATGAPPPVFPAPQRPAPVRGGCRPLISVINAKDVGIMGDGVIDGRGYAKILGKDYSWWEMARKAEPKNERYFTTRMIVASHADGLVMYRITLHNSTNFHVSVNQTNGFTAWGVHLLTPTTRGVDARNTDGIDPGSSTNVTVAHSWIDNGDDNIAIKTGVSHMSVLDNHFFSGHGMSIGSETFTGQSFLLVDGLTLDHTTSGIRIKSNVTRGGSVHDLVYQNICMRGVKNPIAISPYYTNQTTEPYEDPKYTGDRIPDYKAITIRNLTSTTPGDVLIAGLNDEHQTEIALDNVHIADITKAQVHGHFATVTVGPGATNIDFSGTDIKVVATKGEKSGAAYSCDGRFVPMQ comes from the coding sequence ATGATGTGGCGACAGGTGCGTGTTCGGGTCGGAGTGGCTTTGTGGGCGGGTTGCACTTGGCTTTCGGCGGCCTCGCAGGATACGCGGCAGGTCGTAGAGCCGAAGATTCCGCCGGCTTGCGTGCAGTTGGAGGCGAAGCTTAAGACCGTCGATGACAAGGTTGCTCCGGCTGACGAGTCGAATCTGGATACTGAGAGGATCCAGAAGGCTCTGGATGGGTGCGCGCCGGGGAAGGCCGTGGAGTTGAAGACCGCTGGCGGCAACAATGCCTTTTTGACAGGACCGCTGGAGATGCGGACCGGCGTAACGCTGCTGGTGGACAAGGGAGTGACTCTATTCGGGTCGCGGGATGCCTCTCTTTACGAAGTGACGGGCGAAGGGGTGACGCCGGGATTGTGCGGGACGATTGCGACGGGTGCTCCGCCGCCGGTTTTTCCGGCTCCACAGCGTCCGGCTCCGGTGCGCGGGGGGTGCAGACCGCTGATCTCGGTGATTAATGCCAAAGATGTCGGGATCATGGGGGACGGCGTGATCGACGGACGGGGCTACGCGAAGATTCTGGGCAAGGACTATAGCTGGTGGGAGATGGCACGCAAGGCCGAGCCGAAGAATGAGCGGTACTTTACGACCAGGATGATTGTTGCCAGCCATGCCGACGGGCTGGTGATGTATCGGATTACGCTGCATAACTCTACGAACTTCCACGTAAGCGTGAATCAGACGAATGGGTTCACAGCCTGGGGCGTGCATCTGTTGACGCCGACGACCCGCGGCGTGGATGCACGAAATACGGATGGCATCGATCCGGGGAGTTCGACGAACGTGACGGTTGCGCATAGCTGGATCGACAATGGCGACGACAACATCGCCATCAAGACGGGCGTGTCGCACATGAGCGTGCTGGACAATCATTTTTTCAGCGGGCACGGCATGTCGATCGGGAGCGAGACGTTTACAGGACAGAGCTTTCTGTTGGTGGACGGCCTGACGTTGGACCATACGACCAGCGGTATCCGGATCAAGAGCAATGTGACGCGCGGCGGTTCGGTGCACGATCTGGTGTACCAGAACATCTGCATGCGCGGCGTGAAGAATCCGATTGCGATCAGCCCGTATTACACGAACCAGACGACGGAGCCATACGAAGATCCGAAGTATACGGGAGATCGGATTCCGGACTACAAGGCGATTACGATTCGCAATCTGACGAGTACGACTCCGGGAGACGTTCTGATTGCCGGCTTGAACGACGAGCACCAGACCGAGATTGCCCTGGATAATGTGCACATCGCCGACATTACGAAGGCACAGGTCCACGGCCACTTTGCGACGGTAACGGTGGGGCCTGGCGCGACGAACATAGACTTCAGCGGGACTGATATCAAAGTCGTTGCGACGAAGGGAGAGAAGAGCGGCGCGGCGTATAGCTGTGATGGAAGGTTCGTGCCAATGCAGTAG
- a CDS encoding tyrosine-type recombinase/integrase, with protein sequence MAITKRGKYWHYEFMIDGRKYRGTTKETVKSRANTFEALRIADIRNNGGSLNSRRAPVLRDFSNRFLEFVDAQAVSGQLDLDTKRYYHGGWKMLEGTRVAGMRIDQIGTSDAAILTFPHSASNANRALRTLHRMLRIAVDWNIMRAAPRIKLLEEHGRTALVESSTEALLLKHASQPLTDVLIIMMDSGMRPEEAMRIRKEHIFWARSVVLVPYGKSFKSKRYVPLSDRMRDLLRLRESSGSPWIFPSRRAKCGHLTTISKQWRATVKAANLANAKQKLQPISSDLKLYCARHTFATDMLAEGLNVVEVKELMGHEDIKTTMKYLHPDTSGAAAVVNRRNHSNSLHLLKAG encoded by the coding sequence ATGGCCATTACTAAACGCGGTAAATACTGGCACTACGAGTTCATGATCGATGGTCGGAAGTATCGGGGCACCACCAAGGAGACGGTTAAGTCCCGTGCCAACACCTTCGAGGCTCTCCGCATTGCGGATATCCGCAACAATGGTGGCAGCTTGAACTCGCGGCGGGCACCAGTTCTCCGGGACTTTTCAAATCGCTTCCTTGAATTTGTGGACGCGCAGGCGGTCTCGGGCCAACTGGACCTCGACACGAAACGCTACTATCACGGGGGATGGAAGATGCTGGAAGGGACGAGAGTGGCAGGAATGCGTATCGATCAGATCGGTACCAGCGACGCCGCAATCCTCACTTTCCCCCACAGTGCCTCCAACGCCAACCGGGCCCTCCGCACTCTGCACCGTATGCTGCGGATCGCGGTGGACTGGAACATAATGCGGGCCGCACCGCGCATCAAACTGCTCGAGGAGCACGGGCGTACGGCGCTGGTCGAATCATCCACCGAGGCATTGCTGCTTAAGCACGCCTCCCAACCGCTCACTGATGTCCTGATTATCATGATGGATTCTGGAATGCGCCCCGAAGAAGCCATGCGGATCCGCAAGGAGCACATCTTTTGGGCCCGCTCCGTCGTCTTGGTGCCGTACGGTAAGAGTTTCAAATCCAAGCGCTACGTTCCATTGAGTGATCGCATGCGCGATCTACTGCGCCTGCGCGAGTCTAGCGGCAGCCCTTGGATCTTCCCATCGAGGCGGGCGAAGTGCGGGCACTTGACGACCATCTCCAAACAATGGAGAGCGACTGTCAAGGCCGCCAATCTCGCGAACGCAAAACAAAAGCTGCAGCCGATCTCGTCGGACCTGAAACTGTACTGTGCCCGTCACACTTTCGCCACTGACATGCTCGCCGAGGGCCTGAACGTAGTCGAGGTTAAGGAACTCATGGGACACGAGGACATCAAGACGACCATGAAGTATCTGCACCCCGATACCAGCGGGGCTGCAGCGGTAGTCAATCGCAGAAATCACTCCAACTCGCTACACCTTTTGAAGGCGGGTTGA
- a CDS encoding AlpA family transcriptional regulator produces the protein MQLLTERQVSEILATPMGTLRRWRCVGDGPPYIKMGNGPKARVKYDAVDILAYVETGRRFPSVRATLER, from the coding sequence ATGCAGCTGCTCACAGAGAGACAGGTCTCCGAAATCCTTGCGACCCCCATGGGGACGCTGCGACGGTGGCGTTGCGTCGGCGACGGACCACCCTACATCAAGATGGGCAACGGACCCAAGGCTCGAGTGAAGTATGATGCCGTTGACATACTTGCGTATGTTGAAACTGGCCGACGCTTTCCATCCGTGCGGGCAACACTGGAGAGATAG
- a CDS encoding DNA polymerase, whose product MEAGLKIRSKCIDDLERSVQDLTKFSEFSALGKPLTDTRIGETAELKRALAEHVATHGISLSQNQVSSHSTGLDGLNAQNIENLPPGPMLEAIKENKFRVRLLEQYQRAAKFDGRLHSLIGFAAATGRTTSAWPTVQNVPRDPRFRDLFRARAGHLILSADYAAIELRIAAVLAERADLRLRVQEEPTNWWVALARAGMRSNQQLLCPPEPDAEKLDWYRAAIPAVSQAVLCSDIQMMISIFRRGLDPHMVTGIDMARRQGRIDCGANPVEWLAARDSQTQSELKAQLHEERQRAKAVNFGLLYGMGAGGLHRSGIATFGLTWSLEEAAQARHDWFELYPEFRIWHWWTNFERFRKVIPNACVLWNPYEARLVNPGRHGVKVYETSTLSGRPFAILNDLRRALNYQNQGTGADILALAIASLPEDVAAMLLMPVHDELVLEVPVNQATAVEQAVVDTMVRAADQLLSGQVPVEVETAVGETWKKT is encoded by the coding sequence GTGGAAGCGGGTTTGAAGATCCGATCCAAGTGCATCGACGATCTTGAGCGGTCTGTACAAGATCTAACGAAATTTTCTGAATTTTCCGCTCTGGGGAAACCGCTGACTGACACCCGGATCGGCGAAACTGCGGAACTGAAGCGTGCACTGGCCGAACATGTAGCAACCCACGGCATCTCTCTGTCTCAGAACCAGGTTAGTTCGCATAGCACAGGTCTGGACGGGTTGAATGCCCAGAACATCGAGAATCTACCACCGGGCCCCATGCTGGAGGCGATAAAGGAGAACAAGTTCAGGGTCCGCTTACTGGAGCAATACCAACGTGCGGCAAAGTTCGATGGAAGACTCCATTCATTAATTGGTTTCGCAGCGGCGACGGGGCGTACCACGAGCGCCTGGCCCACAGTTCAAAACGTGCCACGCGATCCTCGATTCAGAGACCTTTTTCGCGCTCGGGCTGGCCATCTCATCCTTTCTGCCGACTATGCCGCGATCGAGTTGCGGATAGCTGCGGTTCTGGCTGAGCGGGCCGATCTTCGCCTACGGGTTCAGGAAGAACCCACCAACTGGTGGGTGGCTCTCGCTAGAGCGGGTATGCGATCTAATCAACAGCTCCTCTGTCCGCCGGAGCCTGATGCCGAAAAACTCGATTGGTATAGAGCGGCTATACCTGCCGTATCCCAGGCCGTCCTTTGCAGCGATATTCAAATGATGATATCGATCTTCCGCCGTGGCCTCGACCCCCACATGGTTACAGGCATCGATATGGCCCGACGCCAAGGAAGGATCGACTGCGGAGCGAATCCGGTCGAATGGCTCGCGGCAAGAGATAGTCAAACTCAGAGTGAGCTGAAGGCACAGTTACATGAAGAACGACAACGAGCGAAGGCGGTCAACTTCGGCTTGCTCTATGGCATGGGTGCAGGAGGCTTACACCGAAGTGGTATCGCCACGTTCGGGCTGACATGGAGCTTAGAGGAAGCCGCACAAGCCCGTCACGATTGGTTTGAGCTCTATCCCGAATTTCGGATCTGGCATTGGTGGACCAATTTCGAACGGTTCCGCAAGGTCATTCCGAACGCATGCGTTCTCTGGAATCCATATGAAGCAAGGTTGGTCAATCCCGGTCGTCATGGCGTCAAGGTCTATGAGACGAGTACCCTGTCGGGCCGCCCGTTTGCAATACTGAATGACCTTCGACGTGCATTAAATTACCAAAACCAGGGAACCGGAGCGGACATTCTTGCATTGGCGATTGCGTCGCTACCGGAGGACGTAGCAGCCATGCTCCTGATGCCGGTGCACGATGAACTGGTGTTGGAGGTTCCGGTGAACCAAGCTACGGCAGTCGAACAAGCCGTCGTGGATACGATGGTCCGTGCCGCCGATCAACTGCTCAGCGGCCAAGTTCCCGTCGAGGTAGAGACGGCAGTAGGGGAGACCTGGAAGAAAACGTAA
- a CDS encoding NF038129 family PEP-CTERM protein, which produces MRLASLKELIVRSLPTMGLLTLLGMFSTGGPAWADPLSYLVTINTSTINGTSGNLDLQFNPGALPGTQSATATVQGFASDGTLGTAGLTGDVAGTLPGTLSFDNQTVFNDDFQAIVFGNTIQFNLVLSGPAVLTPDGISTSGSSFGIGLWDSTGFNPLLTSDPNGFAGIVNINLDGSGTATIFLTDAGGPPVVTVTPEIASTVPEPGSILLFGTGLTAMIRIVRRGLRG; this is translated from the coding sequence GTGAGACTAGCATCGTTGAAGGAACTAATTGTGCGATCTCTGCCGACTATGGGATTGTTGACACTCCTCGGAATGTTTTCTACCGGCGGCCCCGCGTGGGCAGACCCGCTTTCGTATCTGGTGACGATCAACACATCGACGATCAACGGTACCTCGGGAAATCTGGATCTGCAATTCAATCCTGGGGCGCTTCCCGGCACGCAATCAGCCACCGCGACGGTCCAAGGATTCGCTTCCGACGGAACCCTTGGAACTGCGGGGCTAACAGGCGACGTTGCTGGAACGCTGCCCGGCACACTGTCATTCGACAATCAGACCGTATTCAATGATGACTTTCAGGCGATCGTATTTGGCAACACCATTCAGTTCAATTTGGTTCTATCCGGACCTGCGGTGCTGACTCCCGATGGCATCTCAACTTCGGGCAGCAGCTTCGGCATTGGACTGTGGGACAGCACCGGCTTCAATCCGCTCCTGACGTCGGACCCGAACGGCTTCGCAGGGATCGTGAACATTAACCTCGATGGAAGTGGAACGGCGACCATTTTCCTCACTGATGCCGGTGGTCCACCCGTGGTGACTGTCACACCGGAGATAGCCTCCACCGTGCCGGAGCCGGGTAGCATACTGCTATTCGGAACCGGGCTGACGGCAATGATCAGAATCGTTCGCAGGGGACTTCGAGGGTAG